attatttgagaaatgttcagactcgctatgaggaattttttacgttgggtccttttatagccgcaaatgcgatagtaggtgaatgacctaccactacgttccctttttcctaataccccttttctatctcttggaactcgtttgttatggttgtttgtggagattggtcgtcagtcttccgcaatctttgatttggttaggtggtcaatttgttccttgagtgcacctggaacaagggtattagttgaggttctgtcatgttataggtggttgtacagtttgacagctcctagagattttcagcccgagtggattactggatctcttaaggatagcggacgaaatgaggcagagtatcattgcggtcagcttccttatcaggtgagaaccgctcaagtttgttgtatgtaacccttaagtgaattttctatatgtagctgtctctgacccgccaccaaggggtgtcaatcagctcttttatataaccagcgggtaagttttatatttagaaatgatattttcatcataaaataaatttttgaatatacttacccgctggttatataaatttaacacccaccctcctcccctctagagattaCCTATGGTAtagctatgaggcatggaagaactggagatggtgtgtggttccacctgagctaccactagggtgcggttggtacacctgccgtatcttcgatagcgcgagatttgaatttctgccagggcgtcaggggacttcagctcttttatataaccagcgggtaagtatattcaaaaatttattttattatgaaaatatcattttttcctCTCCTAATGTTTGTAATGTTCAATTAACTTTAAATAGAGAAAAATCTTACCCGGAAAGAATATTGCTTGGTTTATTTAGCACTAGGTACGACATATCAGTAATAAGTGTGATGGTATAACTATAATAATGTAGGTAATTCTgaagttctagctgggtcccctttccCTGTATAAAATCAAGGGGCGGTACCCAGTGCCCATTTCTTCTTAACTCTCTGGCCATTCCACAACATTTGCTTTGTGTAGTGAAGGTATGTCTGGCAGCAGTCCGCAAACTACTACAACacgaggggcaatattatatcatcacttGTGGAAAATGCAGATGTGGAAATCCTTAATAGAGGAGagtccacacactttcatgttcagatagGTACCCTCTTATGCATTGACCTTCAGTTGCAAGCTCCAtctgccttctcgattttgaatGGAGAACGTCAGACAATTGTCATACTAGTGACCATGCTCCAATCattataaatgcaaacaataatCCACCATTACAGAGGTCGCCAGGatgatggaaccttgacaaggcgGATTGGAATAGATTTCAGGAGCTAAATGAAATTGAAGAGAATGCAGAAcattttgaaagtgttgatgatgccatagacttaacaAATGGAACTACATACAGGAGGAGTCAATTCAGTTCCCAAAACCACAGGTTTATTTAAAAGGTGACCAGTCTCCTTGGTGGTCATTAGAACTAACTGTCcatcacagagccacaagaagatctgtaTCTTGATTGCACATTTGCCGTACTGAAGAGAATTTAATTATAGACAAGAAATGTAGAGCTCAGTTCCATTGTGCAATGAAAGCAGCTAGGCTCCAGTCTTGGAtacttttgtttcctcagtcaacagtagaacaccattgtggatttaggaaaatgcactcaacgattgATGCGTTGGTACAACTTGAATCCtctgtttgtgaagcctttgcttccaaacatcaccatgtaacagtttttttttttaccttgaaaaggtcaATGAtaataggtattaggttggccagggcaccagccacccattgagatactaccgctagagagttatggggtattttgactgaccagacagtactacattagatccttcactCTGATcatggtttactttccctttgcctacacatacaccgaatagtctggcctattctttacagattctcccctgtcctcattcacctgacaacacagattaccaaacaattcttcttcatccaaggggttaaatacttcactttaattgttcagtggttactttcctcttggtacgggtagaagagactcttcagctatggtaagcagctcttctaggagagggacactccaaatcaaaccattgttctctagtctttggtagttccatagcctgtgtaccatggtcttccactgtcttgggttagagttctcttgcttataggtactctcggtcacactattctacctaatttctcttcttgttttattaaagttttcataatttatattggaaatattcattttaatgttgctactgttcttgaattatttaatttttccttgtttcctttcctttcctcactgcttttccaactagggttgtagcttagcaagtaataataataataatattaataataatgataataataataataataataagaataataatgataaaataataatgataataataataataataataataataataataataatgataataataatactgcatggagatatgtggTATGATTAAAACCATTCCTAATATGGGATTGAAAGGtcttcattcaagcatttgtttctcatagattttttcaaattaaagtaggtgaaattctaaaaatgtcaggaagaaggagttccccaagGTAGTGTCCTAAGAgtaaccctatttgcattagccatcaatgggatatcctctgttatTTCCCAAGACATTGACTCAACGctctttgtagatgatctctccatatcatatgctggaactagaatgtcgatggttgagaaaaaactacaactctcaattgacaaaattattcagtgggctgatatgaatgggtttaagttttttaCAAGCAAAATGGCtcttgtccatttctgttgtatttggGAAGTACATgcagaccctgatatgtacatccAAGGTCAACCAATCTCATGTGTTTAgcgttgatatttgattgtaggtttacatgggttcctcacttaaaagcattaaaagttcaATGTCCTGAGGGTCTGAATCCTAAAAGTTTTgtccatacatcatgggggacagactgcaaaactattttaaaattatacaaggtcttaattcttttaaaaaattagttatgggtgtgaaatatacttctcATCCACCCAAAacaactaaagattttagattctatacatcatactggtatcagattgggcACAGTAGCATTTAGAACTTTGCTTGTCCCAAGCCTccatgttgatgctggagaattacctataGACCAAGTCTTCTATTGTTATGTATAGGTTTAGGTTGCAAAAACTTCCTAATTTCTTAGCCTATCAAACTGCAAACCTTGTATGGCACTcagcatactttgagttgcacccaaaacctCTTCAACCTtattgttttcaggtaaaacaattgGCACACAGTCTCAATATagctagaagtaaggtgcttccatttaagatatcatgaacccctccatggaaattaccgagatatctttctgtaaatattttattggtattaaaaagaatatgacagtttagaagccaggtctctttttatggaacatgttacagaacatagggaatcgacttttaaatatactgatggctccaaatctgatgctggtgtatgtattggagtatatagtaatgcttttaattgtagaggtgcacttcctctaacagcttctatTTTTACTGCCGAGCTGTATAGCTTACCATTCaccattgagaaaatagcattggaggaaGAAGGAAACTTAACCATTTTtaatgatgcaaggagtgtccttcaagctttgaaagttattaattctagtaaccctttagttctaaagattttagaatgtttttatattaatGGACTGAGAGGTTTAACAGTTTGTtcttgctgggttctggcacatgtaggtgtgtatgggagtgagaaggcagatttagtggcaaagaatgctgcagctgagttgctactaccaacaaggtatcccattctctgtaatgattgttTTCCAAGCATTAAGAActtaatttataataattggcaacaacattgtGATAATACAGtggaaaataaaatgagaggaatagcaaatgttatatctccttggaggtataacatgatgctccaaaagtgggagactactctttgtcgtctccacattggtcacactcggttgacacacaagtttctgctaacAGGCcagcaccaaccatattgcaatgactgtttggtaccctgaacagtgagacatttgttgaccgaatgccctacttATAGCTCctcaagaaatagatatctgtctgGTGtgcgaggtgaggatggcaggttcatccttgccaagattcttggacatgatgtgtcatactatgCTAGCTGCAGTTGTAGTTTTTTTAGATGCGGGTCTTCTAAAAGCTTaagttttataatgacatcttcgcttttatgattttaattggatattcttttattctttatgtataataaattatattggcatcaatgaccttagatgtaaggatgccagaaaacttaaaccCAGTCAGTCAATCCCTTGACACCCTGGATCAACTAGGGTCAGAGGAATTGACAGAtctcagatggtgggtggcagacgagaacctccgcaaaggggtcgatcttctcgtctctaccccggaactgatgctcttttcggatgcatcaaaagaagggtggggacccTGTTTGCTGCACCACAACATCTCTGGCCTTTGATtcaaatcagaaaggtaccagcatataaatctcttaAAGATGAGAGCAACatttccaccagttcctggcggggcAGTCCGTGgtcttgatgagcgacaacaccacagtagtagtcCACATAAATGAGCAAagtggtaccttttcgcagcccgtGTTCCATTTAGCAGTGGAGCTACTCAGATGGGCGAAAGACAACTCGGTGTCCCTgtctgctcgcttcattccaggcaagaggaatgtgcttgtagACAATATGGGCAGAGCGACTCAGTTAGTGGGTCCGAGTGATCCTTgaatcatttagtagccaacagtCCTGTGGTTCCCCAACTGAGGATCTGTTCGCGGCAGCCCTAAATTTCAGGCTCCCACTCTACTGCTTCCCATTCCCGGATCACcagactctctggcaagatgcattccaacaagggTGGGACGACATCTATGTATATgcatttcccctgttctgtctgatgagaaaagtcttcAACAAAGTCAGATTAAGCAAGAACTTATGAcactgatagctctgctatggcatcatgcagtatGCTTcgtggaccttctgcagctcttgacagagcttccgagggaacttcctccacgacataagttactcaaacaaccacatgcgaaTATCTTtctcaaagctgtagcttcgcttcagcttcatgcctggagactgtccagtatctcttcactcagagaggatttttgcaacgagttgcggaaaggaTGACAGGACACCTCAGACGCTCTTCAGCAACAGTCTGCTAGGCTAAGTTGACTGTTTTCtggggttggtgtcatggaaggggtatcattCCCCTTGAttcctctattccaacaatagcggagttctttgtataccttcaggaagaaatgttcctctcggtttcggcagtgaaaggctaccgctcagccttgagtctcgtctTTAAACTGAAGGGAGTAAACATTTCCTCCtcattggaactttctctactcatataaAGTTATGagattacctgcccccagtcagaagttagacctcctccttagaatgtggttcgagtccttCAGTCCTTGAAGGGAgcttcctacgaaccattacgccaggcaacagatcgccaccttactctgaggacggtgttcctacttgtgcTGTCTTAGGCCAGGAGAGTTAGTGAACTGCATAATATTTCCTATGACATCTCCCTTTCAAGGGGATGGTGAGAGTTAATTCTCAGCTTTGTCCCTGTGTTTATTGCTAAAACTCAAATTCCAAgagtagcagatcctagattcgggcccaaCAGGATtgggagtctttgttctgtaaccgatgacccagaCCAACAGGTACAATGcctagtaaggagtctgaggcgttacttgaaaagaAAAGCAGTAGCTTTCCCCGTGTGTTGGCACTCTACCTCAGCATGGGGaaagtcaagaggagggtcacgaagaacaccatctcatcatggatttgcaaggtcattgacctggcaATTAATCTTGACTCTCCTCCACCACCATGACCCAGAGTTCATGATGCCAGGGGCATTGCAACATCCCTGGCATTCTGTGACTCAGGTATTGGAAGGGGTTGTGTgaaagtgtcagacgaccttcatcacccagtacctgcaagacgtaacccacaggaacatggaaatgTTTTCCATTGGTCCTCTGGTGGCCAAGGCTGGTAGTACAGGTAGGTACGGAATGTTTTTGTACTTCGTATCTGGTTAATATACCATACCGTAATTTCGTAATGTGCCTCAATtatttttccgtaccgtacagtgCGAACAATAAATCTTTGGCTTATTCCCATTTAAATAAGGGGTTGCCTTTTTGAAAGAGCCTTTTCCTTCAAGTCCTTCCATCTCCTTTTGCGCTTAACCTTCTTCTTCTACCTTGAACTTCAATTTTGATGGTATGCATTCCCACACGATCCTCCTCCCTCCTCAGTAGATGTCTATACCATCTCAATCTTCCTTGTTGCACATTCTTTGATATTTCCAAAACCTTTGTTGATCCTCTGATGTAGTCATTCCTAATTCTATCCTTCCTTGTCAATCCAGACATCCAGCTAAGCATTCTTATTTCTCCTACATCCATCTTTTTCTCATCAGTTTTCCTTAGGCTTGCTGTCTCTGTACCATAGTGCATTGTTGTTCTTACGACCATTTTGTGGAATTTTCCTTTATGTCTTAGTGGCACTCTATTGTTACAAAGGACTCCAGAGGCAGCTCTCCAGCTGTTCCAGCTTGCCTGCATATGGGGTTTTACTTTTTCTTCCATACTCCCATCAGCACTGATTATGGATCCCAGGTACTTAAACTTGTttactctctttatttcttttccacCAAACCTAATACTTTTTCTACCGTTGCCctcaaagctgtaccagtcagggctacccatacgatATTGGTTTCTGGTGAGCGAtcgaactaaagtctcccaccatcactaatccaacGTGGTCATgagatggccaaacccaagacattaaTAAGAACATGtcggaagcctttgtcctgcagtggactagaaacagctgcattggtggtggttgtatgtatgcatgtatgtatgtatatatatatatatatatatatatatatatatatatatatatatatatatatatcatatatatatatatatatatatatatatatatatatatatatatatatatatatatatatatatgtatatatatatatatatatatatatatatatatatatatatatatatatatatatatatatatatatatatatatatatatatatacatatatacatatatatctatatatatatatatatatatatatatatatatatatatatatatatatatatatatatatatatatatatgtgacaggaacaaatataatgtgtttgtgttcatgtatgtatcttCTTCGTCTTATTTAGCTTGTTAAGTGTTTTAAGAAGTCAATGGCAGTAAACCTCATTAAATCTCAGTTGGTGGGAAATGCTAAGTAACTATAGTTAAGACTAATTAACTGCGGAGTACACCTCGTTAACAGGTTTTTGTTTACATTAACCAAGCATGGTTATTGGCGAGAATTTGGAAAGACAAACCTTGTGATTCGGTCTTTGGTCCTCCCAGCGTTAACACGTAGCTCGGGCCAACACCGTCTCGAGAGCGGCTCTGCCTGGTGCCCCCAGGTTGTCAGGTTTTGTTAGCCTACGCCGTACTACGGTGATATAttgtggaatatttcccaaatattctttaCAGGTGGAGTTTCATGGAATAAACTTATGGCACATTCATCAGCGTTTAAACATTGAACCAATAAGAACCCACTCAGACGAATCGAGACGCTTATCCTACCGTCTATTACATTGGCGCCCCCCGGGTCATTGGTTCAGTGTGCGACGAAGAAGCTCCACCTGGTTTTCGCCAGCTCCAGAGATAAGGCATCTCCCTGGATTACGCTCCGGAGGAAGTTTTACGATAGGATGGACATCTGTGTGTGAGTACCGCTGTACGCGTCGCAGATGGTCCAGTGTTTATGCACTATAGACATCACAGGTACGGTCGGGAGACCGATCCTATCGTGGGTGGGAGGAGGCAGCCGTGACCAGACTTCTGGACAGTATCGGCCGTGATCAAGCCTCGTCAGGAGCTGCGGTGGTTTGGTACGTCGCACAAGGTGGGTCCGGTTGTTTTTAGCGTTACACACTGTTTTGTATACCAGCGAGGACTAGTGTAATGATGGGTGACACTTTTACCATGGATATCTTCAGCTGTCACATATGTGTGTTATTGTGTTCATTTATATTTTGTTGTGTGTTGTTGTGTTCGATTCTATTGGTGTTGTGAGGTGCTTTGGACTGGCGTGAGTTCGCCTGTGTATTAACGTGTATGGACAGCGACTCGCCATTTGTGTATGGTGCCTTAAAGCACGGAGAGACTTTAGCCTGTGCCGTGCATGGTTATGTCTTGACTCTGAATGGACTCTATTAATTGTGGTGGTTATATGCCAGGCGCTTTCACACACGTTTGTAGTGAATGAACtgataagggaatttttttttttttggctgttggcTTGTGATACATGACAATATTAATCTGTGGTATTGAGTACATTAGTGCCTGTTATTAGTGTATCAAATTAAATTACTGAGTAAAGATTTCTGTAGAGGTTGTTTTTTCTGATAAATGAAATTGATTAAATTAAATTAGTCCAAAATATTAACaggtaaataattatattatttggtACTTTGGCATTTGAGTGTGTGGTTTTCTAAATTGTGGAATGCTTACTTGGTAGTAATTatcagttttttaattttttttttaaatttatttaacttGGAATTTCAGTAAAAGACGTTGCTTGTCCAAATTATACTGACCGCATTCCAGTAAATTTGTCTTCCAAATTGTGGTGCATCTAAACTTCTTTTAACTTAGTAAGTTCTCAAAGTATTTGCTAGTACATATTGAcatggatattgttttttttttttttttttttttttttttttttttttttgtaaaattgttTATGACCGGTTGTAATTTACTTGTGTTCCATTAATGTGCCTTTGGTTAACTTAATTTGTACTTTTGTGGTTCCTATGATACTTGTAATATGTTGCTTTGATTGTAATTTAGAATACAGTAGAATTCCTGTGATATTTTGGCCGGGGGCTTAGACGTTGACTTAGACGTCACAATTTTTTTCTGTGTCCGCCCGGCTGTAAAAGTAGTAGTGTTGGTGTGCTGGTTCTCCAGTGGTGGAACGTGTTGGTTGCACGTTCGCCTTTGTGTTCTTTAACGCTTTGTCATCGCACTAGATTGGTTCAAGCCTTTGTCTACTAGTTCTCGTCCAGGATGGTCCGCCAACGTAGTGTGTTGGTGCGTGGTTTACCAGGCGAGTGTCCTGCTGAAGAAGTCCGTGCCTACCTGCGGAAACAAACTCATGACGAGCCTGAATTTGTGTTCCTGGACACATGTCATGCCATTCTGGTGTTCCGCACTGCGGAAGAAGCAACTGCATGCTGTACCGGAGCTACCAGTTGGAAGTTTATGGACAGTCCCCTCACGGTTCAGGCATTGCCGTTCGACCGAGAGATGCAAGTCGCTGGTATGATACAGCAGGAGCAGCTGCAGAATGAGTCGAAGGAGGTCTCAGGTTCAACACAAGTCCAGAAGATCGTGGCGTTACTCCAGGACTTGCCTTTGTCCGAGAGGAAGAAGATCGCTTCGCAGTTAGTGAACAAGTCCGATGGCGCTGCGTCCCCTGGGCCCATTGTTGAAACTTACGCTAGCCCATGCTCAGGACCTGCAACCCAGCAGAGTCCAATGCCATATCCTCGGCCTAGTCATGCAGAATGCAAGATATCGTCCCAATTCACTGGTGACCATTCCAAGTCTGGTGTCAGCTATGCGCTATGGAAGCAAGA
This portion of the Palaemon carinicauda isolate YSFRI2023 unplaced genomic scaffold, ASM3689809v2 scaffold29, whole genome shotgun sequence genome encodes:
- the LOC137636405 gene encoding uncharacterized protein, with the protein product MGSPDWYSFEGNGRKSIRFGGKEIKRVNKFKYLGSIISADGSMEEKVKPHMQASWNSWRAASGVLCNNRVPLRHKGKFHKMVVRTTMHYGTETASLRKTDEKKMDVGEIRMLSWMSGLTRKDRIRNDYIRGSTKVLEISKNVQQGRLRWYRHLLRREEDRVGMHTIKIEVQGRRRRLSAKGDGRT